The Kribbella sp. NBC_00662 nucleotide sequence GTGGCAGCGGCCCGGACCGCCGCGGCGGCCGGGTTGTTGAGCTCGTGGGTCAGGCCGGCGGACAACGAACCGAGGGCGAGCAACCGCTCCCGCTCCCCGAGCGTCTCGTTGGTCCGGCGCATGCCCATCACGAAGCCCTCGATCAGGTGCACCGCCATCGGGAACCAGGTGTTCATCATCGTCGCCATCGTGTCGGCGCCGATGACGAAGAACTCCGACGGCTGCGTCACCTGCATCGTCGCGGTGTACGACTTGTGGTCGTTGGCGCCGAAGAAGGCGTTGAACGCACCGGAGTAGACCCCGCGCTGGCTGGTCCGGTTGATCTCTACCAGCTCACCGTGCGACAGCTTGCAGAGCCGGATCTCTCCGGTGAGCAGGACGTAGCAGCAGGTCGCCTCGTCGCCCTCGTTGAAGACGATGCCGTCGTCCCAGGTCTCGGCGTACCCGGCCTCGGACAGCCACTGCAGCTGCTCGTCGGTGAGGCTCTCGAAGAGGAACAGCGTGCGCAGCTCGTCGGGAGTCAGCCGCCGCGGCTCCACAGCTTGATCAGTCATCAGAGCATCTCCAGGTATCGGTGCACCAGTGTCACGGCCATCGCTCCGTCGCCGACCGCCGAGGCGACCCGCTTCACCGACTCGGCCCGCACGTCACCCGCGGCGAACACGCCAGGCATGCTCGTCTCCAGGTGGTACGGCTCCCGCTCCAGCGGCCAGCCCGGCGGTCTGCCGGGCAGGTCAGGTCCGGTGAGGACGAAACCTCGATCGTCGCGGAGCAGGTCACCGGGCAGCCAGTCCGTCCGCGGAGCCGCGCCGATGAACACGAACATCCATTCCGTGTTCACGTCGTGGCTCTCCCCGGTCTCGCTGTTCAGCAGGGTGAGACACTCCAGATGCTCCGAGCCCTTGCAGGCAACGACCTGCGTGCAGGTATGCACCTCGATGTTGTCGATCCCGTCGATCTGGTCGATGAGGTACGACGACATCGTCGCGGTGAGCGATGGTCCTCTTACCAGCATATGCACACGTTTCGCATGCCTGGAGAAATAGACCGCGGCCTGACCGGCGGAGTTGGCGCCGCCGATGATGTAGACCTCCATGCCGGCACACGCCGGACCCTCGGTCGTCGCCGAGCCGTAGTAGATCCCGCGACCGCACAGATCGTCGACACCGGGCGCCTGCAGCGTCCGGTACGAGACGCCGGTCGCCAGGATCACCGAATGCGCCGAGATCTCGCTGCCGTCGGCGAACCGCAGCCGCCGCGCGTTGCCGAGCGTCTCCAGCCCGACGACCTGACGGGTCGTCAGGAGCTCCGCCCCGAACCGGACAGCCTGACGCCGGGCCCGGTCCGTCAGCTGCGCACCGGACACTCCGTCCGGGAAGCCCAGGTAGTTCTCGATCCGGCTGGACTGCCCGGCCTGACCACCGGTCGCCAGCTGCTCGACCAGCACGGTCCGCAGGCCCTCGCTGGCGCCGTACACCGCGGCTCCGAGCCCGGCCGGACCGCCGCCGACCACAACGAGGTCGTAGAAGTCCTTGGCCGGCGCCGTGGACAGACCGACCTTGTTCGCCAGCTCGGTCTCGGACGGCGCGACCATCACGGTGCCGTCCGGCGTGATGACGACCGGCAGCGTCGAGCCGTCGACCTCGGCCGCGTCGAGGAGACGCTTGGCCTCTTCGTCGTCGACGTTGAGCCAGCGGTACGGCACGGCGTTGCGGGCGAGGAAGTCGCGGGCCGCGAACGACGGCGCCGACCAGCGGTGACCGATCACCCGGGTCTCGTCGCCGGACGGCTCCGGGGTCGACTTCCAGAGATCGAGCATCGCGTCGACCACCGGATACAGCTTCTCCTCCGGCGGGTTCCACGGCTTGAGCAGGTAGTGGTCGAGGTCGACCACGTTGATGGCCTGGATCGCCGCGTCGGTGTCGGCGTACGCCGTCAGCAGCACGCGGCGGGCCAGCGGGAACAGGTCCATCGCGGCCTCGAGGAACTCGATGCCGGACATCTGGGGCATCCGGTAGTCGGCCAGCAGCAGGGCCACGGGCTCACCGCGGAGCTTGAGCTCCTTCAGCGCGTCGAGCGCCTGCGCCGGGTTCTCCGCCCGGACGATGCGGTTCTCCTCGCCGTACCGTCGGCGGAGGTC carries:
- a CDS encoding FAD-dependent oxidoreductase; amino-acid sequence: MTASTTRAVILTVDDDPGVSRSIARDLRRRYGEENRIVRAENPAQALDALKELKLRGEPVALLLADYRMPQMSGIEFLEAAMDLFPLARRVLLTAYADTDAAIQAINVVDLDHYLLKPWNPPEEKLYPVVDAMLDLWKSTPEPSGDETRVIGHRWSAPSFAARDFLARNAVPYRWLNVDDEEAKRLLDAAEVDGSTLPVVITPDGTVMVAPSETELANKVGLSTAPAKDFYDLVVVGGGPAGLGAAVYGASEGLRTVLVEQLATGGQAGQSSRIENYLGFPDGVSGAQLTDRARRQAVRFGAELLTTRQVVGLETLGNARRLRFADGSEISAHSVILATGVSYRTLQAPGVDDLCGRGIYYGSATTEGPACAGMEVYIIGGANSAGQAAVYFSRHAKRVHMLVRGPSLTATMSSYLIDQIDGIDNIEVHTCTQVVACKGSEHLECLTLLNSETGESHDVNTEWMFVFIGAAPRTDWLPGDLLRDDRGFVLTGPDLPGRPPGWPLEREPYHLETSMPGVFAAGDVRAESVKRVASAVGDGAMAVTLVHRYLEML